GTGGCGCGGGTCTTCCTCGCCATCCTGCTTGGGGTCGTCGTCAAAGATGATCCGCTCTTGCCCTGCCAGAGCGACGAAGCGCTTACCTTTTGCACGACCGATCAATGTCAGGCCTGCCTGGCGGGCTAGATCGACTCCCCAGGCCGTAAAGCCGGAGCGCGAAACCAGGATTGGAATACCCATCTGGACCGTCTTTATGACCATCTCCGACGTCAGGCGGCCGGTCGTGTAGAAAATCTTATCGTCGGGAGACAATCCCTCCATGAACATATAGCCCGCTATCTTGTCCACTGCGTTATGTCTGCCGACATCCTCCATGTAGACCAGCGGCCGTTCCTCCTCGCAGAGCACGCAACCATGGATCGCGCCCGCTTCGAGATAGAGGCTCGGCGCACCATTGATCTTGCGCGATAGCGCCGCGAGCCACGAGGTCCGCAAACGCGCGTCTTTTGCCAACCGCACGTCTTCAAACTTTTCCATGAGATCGCCGAAAACCGTCCCTTGCGCACAGCCGGAGGTGCGCACCTTTTTCTGCAGCTTCTCCTCGTAATCGGTTTCCCGCTCGGTGCGGACGACGACAACCTCCAGATCTTCGTCATGATCGATCTCGGTAATCCGGTCGTCCGCGCGCAGCATGTTCTGGTTCAGCAAATATCCGACGGCAAGATAATCGACGTGATCGCCGATCGTCATCATGGTGACGATCTCCTGGCGGTTCAGATAAAGCGTCAAGGGCCGTTCCATAACCACCCGTGTCTCAATCGCTTGGCCATCTTGGTCCAAGCCCCTGACGGATTCCGTCAGGCGCGGATCGTCGGGGTTCGGCCGCACCAGAAATTCCCCCAACTCGGCCGCACTGGTGGCCTTCGCCTGACCGCGCCGCAGGCTGCGGACTCCTTTTTCAAGCGGGGTTTCACCTGATGTATGCTGGCGCGTCATTGTGCCGGCGCCTCCTGGTTACCTGATCATGGGCGGATTCGCTGGCCTGAATATGAGCGTCCCGGCGACGCCCTGCAAGTCACTGCGGCATCAGGGACTGGTCCAGGCCTGCGTCAAAAGAAACGCTCGCGCGTCGTTTTTCTTTGTGGCAGCCTGACATTCAACTAGGCGAAAATTGCAAGAGCACGTCCACCATGAAGAGCGCGACCGCTGTCCAACGTCAATCCGCCGCGCGAGCCCCCCTTGCTGCCAAAAGGATCGCCGGCGCTTCGCTGGCGTTGATCCTGGGCCTCGGTCTCCTGACAGTCGGCGGCTTTGCTTCCGGCGACTTGCTGCATGACGCTGCGCATGACGGGCGTCACAGTTTCGCGTTCCCCTGCCACTGACGTCTGACGTGGACTCACTGAAGCTGCTTCGTCCGATACTGTTGACCGCGCTTCCTGCGGGTCTGCTGGCCAGCATTCTTGCCGCGCTGTTCCAGAATGCCTTCGTGGAGCCGCTCATTCTCCAGGCGGAGGCCTTCGAGGTTGCAAACCTCCAGAATCCTAACCCTACTGTCGATTTGGCGCGACTGGCGCTTACCTTCCTGACCACCCTGATCGTCGCTTGCGCCTATGGGCTGCTTTTGACCGCCGCGCTTATGTTTGCCGGCGAAAGAGGCGTGCTCCAAGGCCGGCCGATGGCGAGTGGATTGCTATGGGGCGGCGCAGGGTTCTTTGTCTTCCATCTTGCGCCCGCAATCGGCTTGCCGCCTGAGTTGCCCGGCATGCCTGCCGCCGACCTCGTCGACCGTCAGGTCTGGTGGCTCGGGACCGTCGTTTGCAGCGCCGCGGCTCTGTGGCTCTTGTTCTTGACGCACCGCCCTGTCCTGGCACCCGTCGCCGCCATTCTTCTCGTGCTACCGCACGTGTTGGGTGCGCCGCACCCCAACAATCTTGAAACGGCGGTTCCAGCCGGGTTGGCAGCTGCTTTCACGGCACGTGCTATCGCGGCTTCCCTGCTGCTATGGTTGCCGCTTGGCGCGGCGGTGCTGTGGCTAGCTAAACGTAATGCGTTGCTCGCGACGACGGATGCCGGTTAGCTATGACAAGCGTCTTGGCACGGTGATTCGGACCGATTGCGGCGTCACAGAAAATCACAAGGTCTTAACCCGCAGCAAAATTGGGGTCGTATCGAACACATACGGCTGGTTATGATGCTCGCAATTGGTATGACCAAATAACGCTGGAACACAATCCGGCGGGCAGGGAACGAAAGGCCTTAGAGTTCATGGAAATAGACGGCAAGCAACTGCTGATCTGCAATTGCGAGGGCACGATGCCTTTGGATGGGCGCAAGCTTGGCAAGGCTTGCAAAGCCGTCGGCATTGCAGGCGACGTTGAAATAAACAGCCAGCTTTGCCGCGCCCAAGTGGCCAATTTCGAGACGGCATTGGGCAAGGGAAAGCCTGTCATGGTGGCCTGCACGCAGGAGGCGCCGCTGTTCAACGAAATCGCGAGTGAACGCGCGTTCGAGGGTGAAATCAGTTACTTCAATATACGCGAGCTGGCCGGTTGGTCCGCTCAGGCAGAGCGGGCTGCACCCAAGATCGCGGCACTGGCGGCGGCGGCGGCGGTAGACCCCAAGCCGACCCCCGGCGTCGCTTTCGCGTCGGAAGGCATCTGTCTCGTTTATGGCCATGACGAGAGGGCGCTGGAAGCGGCGGACAAGCTGGCCTCCAGGCTGGACGTCACTGTGTTGTTAACCGGCGATGTAGAAGTCATTCCGCCGCGTACAATGCACTTCCCCATCTTCCGCGGACGCATCACCCAAGCGCGCGGGCACCTGGGTAAGTTTTCCATTAACTTGGACGGTTACGCCGCGGCCGATCCCTCCAGCCGCATGCAGTTACAGTACGGGCCGCCCAAATCGAACGTCTTTACGGAATGCGATTTGATCCTGGATTTGACCGGTGGCACACCGCTCTTTACCGGGCATGAGCGCCGGGACGGCTATCACAGGCCGGACCCCGACAACCCCAGCGCGGTCCTTGAGGCCATTCTGGAACTCTCAGAATCTGTCGGTGAGTTCGAGAAGCCACGCTACGTGCGCTACGACGCAGGAATCTGCGCCCATGGGCGCAGCCGCAAGACCGGCTGCACCCGCTGCCTGGATGTTTGCCCTGCCGGTGCGATCAAGTCGCTGGGCGACATCGTCGAGATCGATGGCCATGTTTGCGCCGGTTGCGGCATGTGCGCGTCGGTCTGTCCCACCGGCGCCGCGACCTACCAGCTTCCGGCGGGCGATAGTCTCTTCATGCGCCTACGCGCCTTGCTGACCGCGTACGATAAAGCCGAGGGACGAGACGCCGTGCTGCTGCTGCACGATGAGCGGTATGGCGGCGAACTGCTGTCGCTCATGAGCCGCGCCGGCCCCGGCCTACCCGCCAATGTTCTGCCATTGGCGATAAACGAGATTACCCAGGTCGGAATTGATTTCCTGACCAGTGCGCTGGCCTTCGGCGCTGAGCAGATCGCGATCCTGGTCGGCCCGGAAAAGTCAGGCGAGCTGGAGGGACTGGCGAGCCAGATCGGCTTGGTGGAAACCGTCATGGAAGGTCTTGGCTATGGCGCCGGACGTGTGACCCTGCTGGACCAGGTCGATCCCGATGCGGTCGCGGAAGCACTCAACGACCTACCTCGCATGAAGAAGGCCCCGGCGGGGTCCTTCTTGCCGATCGGCGGCAAGAGAAGCCGTACGGGCCTCGCCCTGGCACACCTCCATGCGAAGGCCCCCGCACCTGTCGATATCCTGCCGCTACCCAAAGGCGCCCCCTTCGGCACCGTGCAGGTCGACACGAGCGGATGTACGCTCTGCCTTGCCTGCGTCGGCGCCTGTCCGACCGGTGCGCTCTCAGACGATCCGGACCGTCCATTGTTGGCCTTCAACGAAGAAGCCTGTGTGCAGTGCGGCCTATGTAAGAACACCTGTCCAGAGCAGGTTATCGCCCTGGAGCCCAGGTTCAACTTCACGACCGAGGCAAAAAACACCCGCGTTTTGAACGAAGCCGAACCCTTCCATTGCCTGCGCTGCGGCAAGCCGTTTGGTGTCGCACAGTCCGTCGAGCGGATTGCCGACCAACTCGCAGACAAACATCCCATGTTCATGGGCGGTCCGGCGGTCGAACGGATCATGATGTGCGAGGACTGTCGGGTCGTGGTACAATTCGATGCGGCGCAACCACTCGCCAGCGGTGTCAGACCGCGCATACGGACCACTGACGAGGACCTGCGCAACCGCGCTCTTGGCATTGCGGACGAAGAGGATACCTGATGCCGGATTCGACGATCGCCGAGCCTCTCGACAGGCGCTTGCACGCGTTCCGGCCGGATTTGGCCGATGCACGTCTGGAGGGCAAGGTCGCGGCTCCGAAGTTCGTGACCGGAAAACCTGCCCAGCTCGACGCACCGCAAGCCGCGGTCCGCAAAGCGGCCAACGGCGATTCCGAACAGGAAGCCGAACTGCTTTACGGCGATCGCGTTTTGGTCTTCGAGGAAAAAGCTGGATGGGCTTGGATTCAAGGGCAGCGCGACGGCTATGTGGGTTACGTTGAAAGCAAGCTGTTGAGCGATCGGCTTTGGGATCCCACTCATCGGGTCGCAGCGCTTCGCACCCCCCTGTTTGCCGGCCCTGGCCTCAAGACGGCCATTCGCGCCCATCTACACATGGAATCCGCGGTCTGCGTGGAAGAACAGCAAGGCAATTACGGGCAAACACGCGATGGCTGGGTCTATGCACCGCATCTGACCGCCTTCGACCAGACCGAACCGGACTATGTGGCCACGGCGCTCAAGTTTTTAGGAGCCCCCTATGTGTGGGGCGGACGTTCGAGCCTTGGTCTGGATTGCTCCGGACTTGTCCAGATTGCATTGCAGCGCGCCGGGCTCCCCTGCCCGCGCGATAGCGATATGCAAGCCAAAAGCGATCTGCTGGGTGAACAACTTGTCGTTACGTCGGCACCTGAGCGCGGCGACTTGATCTACTGGAAAGGCCATGTCGCGATTGCCCTGAATGCAACAGAGGTCGTAAACGCAACGGCTTCGGGCATGGCGGTGATCGTGGAGCCGTTGGCGGCTATCAACGCGCGGGCTGTGGCAGAAAGTGGTCAGGGTGTCATTGCGATCCGGCGACCGGCGGTCTCGGCAAGGTTGTCGCGCGCTAGTTAGTAAGAGGCGGCGGGCCATTGCCACCGCCGACTTGCGCCTGACACAGAGCTTCGGCCCGTTGTTTGAAAGTGGCCGCCTGGGTTTCGGTAACGACGCCTTCTTCCACCATCTTGTCTATATCGCTGGCGCGCGCCGCCAGACAAATGGCGACAGGATCGTCTGCTGCGCGATGAACCTCATCCGGCGGAAACAGGTCTTCCCAATGAATGACCGCGAGGCTGGCCAAGGCCCCGGCAAGAACGGCCAACGCCATAAGACGCCCTCCCATCCCGTCCAGAAAGCTGTTTGGCCGATGCGTATCCATGATGCTACGTTAGGTTAGATTTTTTCCGCCGCCAAGTACGGTAAGACCGCAAGAACTTTGGGGATGAACCCGGGCTTGCCAAGAGGTAAGGTGAGCACCAGATGCCATTATCATGCCGTGACGGATTGGCTTTGCTTCGCGAGCCCCCGGGCGGTTTGATGTAAGACTGGATGGGAGTTGCACGTATGACCGAGATGATCGATCCCTTCGGGAGGAATGTAAGTTACCTCCGGGTTTCGGTTACGGATCGCTGCGATTTCCGTTGCGTCTACTGCATGTCCGAAGACATGACTTTCCTGCCCAAGAAGGAAATCCTCAGCCTGGAGGAGCTTGACCGTTTGTGCAGCGCCTTTGTTGAAATGGGCGTCAAGAAGCTGCGCATGACGGGTGGCGAGCCCTTGGTTCGCAGGAACATCATGTGGCTGTTTCAACGGTTGGGCCGCCATTTGGAAAGCGGCGCGTTGGAAGAGTTGACCCTCACCACGAACGGTAGTCAGCTCTCCCGTTTTGCCGAGGAACTGCATGCCTGCGGCGTACGACGCATCAACGTGTCGCTGGACACCTTGAACCCGGATAAATTCAAGGCAATCACCCGTTGGGGCAAGTACGACAAGGTGATGGAAGGACTTCAAGCGGCCAAGAACGCGGGCCTCCAGGTCAAGATCAATGCCGTGGCACTCAAGGGCGTCAATGACGACGAACTCGACCATATGGTGGACTGGTGCGGTGGCGAAGGATTCGATCTGACTTTTATCGAAGTCATGCCCATGGGAGATATCGGCGGCGAGACGCGCCTTGATCAGTATCTACCCCTTTCCATGGTCCGTGCGCGTTTGCAGGAGAAGTGGACGTTAGACGAGATCGACTACAAGACCGGCGGACCGGCGCGCTATGTAAAGGTGCGCGAAACGGGCGGGCGCATCGGTTTCATCACACCCATGACTCATAATTTCTGTGAAAGCTGTAACCGGGTTCGCTTGACCTGCACCGGTACGCTTTACATGTGCCTGGGCCAGGAAGATGCCGCCGATCTGCGCGCACCGCTGCGCGAAAGCGATGACGACGGCCCATTGCATGCGGCGATCGCCGAAGCGATTTCCCGCAAACCGAAGGGACATGACTTCATCATAGATCGTCGCCACAAAGGTCCCGCCGTCTCTCGACACATGAGTGTGACCGGAGGTTAAGAAACCTCGGCAATGCACTAAAATACAATAAGAAACTTAATTTGCCGCTCGTACGGCGGATGGGTTGAACTCGACCTTATAGGCGAAGTCACGGCCGTCGCTCGCGACGATCGAGGTGAAGCCCATCATGTAGGCAAGGTCGAAGAAGGTGAAATCCTCCTGGATCGCCTGTTCATTCTGAAAAATCGGCAAGAGACGGGATTGCGAAGTCAATTGAGCGAAATAGGCGCGGGTACGAAAGATCGTATCGAGCAGTCCGTCATGCAAAGCCACGATAATCAAGTGATTGTCCAAGCGACCTTTGGTGAAGACGGCGACCTGTGCCGGATAGGGTGACTCCTGCTGTTGGGCGGAAACACCCGTCACGAAGGCTAGGCGAAGTTTGCGTGAAGCTTCGTTTAGGCGCTGCGCACGAGGCGGATAGACTTCGGACACGGAAGGTTCGGGATAGTAGTAACCAACATAGCGATCCTGGGCCAAAGCGAATCCCGGGATCAGCCATAACGATATCGCCAAGACCAGATAGGACCGAATGGTAACGGCACTCATCACCTGCCTCATCGCTCCCCCCATTATCCAGTGCTCCCATCCTGGTTTTCAGCGCGCCTCGACCCGGCGCAAAAACTCCCCCAGGACACGCTGATATAGTTGATCCTTGAGTATGGCGTCCTCGACACCTTTGTCGAGGTTAGGGTTGTCATTGATCTCTATGACATGCACGCCGGTGCCCGTCTGCTTGATATCCACCCCATAAAGACCGTCACCGATGAGATTGGCGGCCTTGACCCCCAGCTCCACGACTTCGCGCGGCGCGTCCTCGACGGCCATGGTCTTGAACCCCCCTTCTTCGACACGCCCGTCCTTGTAATGATGGACGATCTGCCAGTGTTTGCGGGTCATGAAGTACTGCGAAACAAACAGCGGTTGCTTGCCCAGCACGCCGACCCGCCAGTCGTATTTCGTGTACATGAACTCCTGGGCAAGAATAACGGCGGAACGCTGGAAAAGCTTGCGCGAGACTTCGGTCAACTGCGCGCGATCCTCGGCTTTGAACACCCCTCGCGAAAAAGAGCCGTCGGGTATCTTCAAGACGACTGGATAACCGATCTCTTCCTCGACCCGCAAAAGCTGCGGACGATCCACGATGATCGTACGCGGCGCTGACAGTTTATTGCTCTGAAGCAACTCGGCAAGATAGACCTTGTTCGTACAGCGCAACATGGATTGCGGATCATCGATCACCGGCATGCCTTCGTGGCGGGCTTTCTTCGCAAAGCGGTAAGTGTGATTGTCGATGCTGGTGGTCTCACGAATGAAGAGAGCATCGTACTCCGCCAGGCGCAGATAATCCTTGCGCTGGATCAGGTCCACCGCAAAGCCGATGGAAGGGCCGATCGTTTGGAACCGCTTCAGGGTCGCCGCCGAAGAGGGTGGCAAGGCCTCATTGGGATTCTGCAGGATCGCCAGGCTATAGCGCGGTTGCTGCCGCGCCTTTGGCCGTCGCCACTCAGCCTTGGTATAGCCTTCAAGCGCCGCGAGAAAGAAATCGAACTCCTCGGGACTAAGCTTGGCCGGTGAAAGAGCCTCCAGGCTATCGACGCGCCAGCGCTCCTCCTTGGCGATGGTGACGCGCACCAACGGGCAACGGAAGCGGTCGAAAAGCTCATGTGCGAGGGTTTTGAAGCGAGAATCCTGGACCTGCCCGAAACAAATGACCAGAGAGAATCCGGTCTTGGGTGGCTGCGCCAACTTTTCCAGCGTCGTGCGCAGGATCACATTCACTTCCGGCAGTTCAACGCTGTAGAGCATCTTCCGGGTGAGGTCGATGATAGTACCGACGCTGGGCACGACCTTCTGGCCCCGCGCTTCGGCCAGCAACGATACATAGTACCCCAAGTCCATATAACCCAAGTCACTTGATAAGTTCACAACGCGCATCTGCCGCCCGTTGTAAAGGCCTGGTTGGGTTACGTATTCACGCATCGTGACCGCTTGCCCAGCCCCTGCGGCCCAGTCCTTGTCCTCATTCCTTTCAACCACGATCAAATGGTTCGGCATGGCTAACCTGCGCCTCTAGATGTTGTGTCTGGCGTCGACAACACGATGGCGGCGCTGAGCCTATTCTGGCCGTAGCGAGCCATGCGTTCGAGCTCCTCGCCGCGCACAGCAATGTTAATGGAATCCAAGGGTGTCTTTCCCTCGTCGCGATCGACAAAGGGGTCGTGTAGATAAAACAAACGATCATCGCAGCCCGTTACCACCACCCAATGCGGCATCTTCTCGCCCCACATTCGATAACTGCTGACGAGAACCACGGGTAGGGCGCCACTGTTCAGGAAGCGCCTCAGGTCCTTTGCCGTCAGCCGACGCCGATGCGTTGCGATCTTCGCCGCCTTGGCTTGGTTTCTGAAATCCTCCTGAACCAACTTCATGGCCTGCCGCTTTTTCATACTGCGGACCGATTGCAGGAAAAGGGACCCGGGATCGGTTACGAATATTTCTGGTTTCAATCCGCGCCGCTGCGCTGCCAAGGCAAGACCATAGGGACCACATCCTCCGTGTCCGGAAGTCATGAAGATCAAAGTGGCTTCTCGCCAGAGCCGCAGTTCTTCGGTCGTGCTTGGTTCATAGTCGGGCAAAAATGCCGATAAGGCCATCAACAGACAGGCTGGCCCACAAGTGAATTCCTGCGTCTGCTCGTAGAAGGGAACATGCGGCATGTCCGGCATGGGGCCACCGACCAACCGCTTTTCCATTCGCAGCGCATCAACGTCGTCTTCGTAATAGGCGTTCCAAATACCGATGTCGCGATAACCGGCGCGGTGATAAAGCGCGATTGCTGCGGCATTGTCGCGTCGCACCTCTAATCGGACATAAGCGCAACCCTCGTCACGCGCGGCCTCCTCCACCTCCAACAACAAGCGCGCGCCGAGATTGGCGCCGCGCTGATTGGGGAGAACCGCCAGGGAATAAAGCCGGGACAACGACGAAGTTCCGTGCAGCAGGACCAACGCATATCCCTGCAACTGTCCATCCGGCGACTCGGCTACGCGGAACAAGGCATGCCCCTTGCGCAGCAGATGATGGAAGCTCCGCCGCGATAGCTTGTCGGCACTAAAGCAAGCGTCTTCCAACGCGACGAGTTGCGCCAGATCTTCTGCCTTCGCCGGCCTGATAATTATGCCGCCGGTCGAATCCGAATCAGCGGCCGGTGCTGTCTTTTCTTTGCTGGTTGTACGGCTTCGCATTCTCGGTTCCTGAACCAACGTAACTGAGCGCACTTTGCGCAGCAGATGACGATTCCGTCTTCACGCTTACTATGCATGACAGCCACGACGAATGCACGCGGCTGGCTTGCCGCGGTCGCTTGGTTATACTCTTTGCCAGACAGCCGCCGACGGGGGGCAGTAAGGGAGGGTTTCTTTTGAAGATTGCAATCGTTTCGGCTGACTCCGGGGAAGCAAAGACAGCCGAAAAGCGTTTGAAGCAGCGCTACGGCTGCGCGGCGCCCCAGGATGCTTCTGTGATCGTTGCTCTGGGAGGCGACGGGTTCATGCTGGAAACCGCCCACGCCCACCTCGGCAGCGGCAAGGCCATCTACGGTATGAATCGTGGCACCGTCGGCTTCCTTATGAATGCCTACGATGAAGATAACCTCGAAGAGCGCCTGAGCGCTGCCGAACAGGTAAAACTCAATCCTTTGCGAATGTTGTCCCGCACAGTCGATGGACAGGAGCAGAATGCCCTGGCGATCAACGAGGTTTCGCTCCTGCGACAAAGCAGACAGGCCGCAAAAATACGTATTTCCGTCGACGGAGTGCTGCGCCTGGATGAATTGATATGCGACGGCATACTGCTATCTACGCCCGCCGGGAGCACCGCCTACAACCTCTCCGCCCATGGGCCAATCATTCCCATTGGAACCCCCTTGCTTGCGATGACGCCGATCAGCGCCTTTAGACCGCGCCGGTGGCGCGGCGCATTGCTCCCGCACCGCGCCCGGGTGCGGTTCGATGTTCTTGATGCCCAGAAGCGTCCTGTATCGGCAACGGCGGACTATACCGAGGTCCGCGATGTTGCCTCGGTCGAAGTATACGAAGACCGCGACGTCTCCGTGCCGCTGCTCTTCGACTCCGAGCACAACCTCGAAGAGCGCATTCTGCGGGAACAGTTTCTGCCCTAGCGCGTTGGTGCCCTGAGAATCCTTATCGCCCGTCTGTTTTGTGAATTGACCTTGAGCGCAAAGCCGCGCAAGCATTTCCCGTATAAGGTAGTTCGATCATCGGGGAGGATAAGATGGTTGAAAGAGCGGCCGCAGCCATCGACTTAGAGCGCTTTCCGATTCATGAAAGTCAATCTCAATCCTATCTGGCCCTCCTCGCCGAGGTACGCCAGCAACTTAAAGAAACCGGTTGTGCCCGGCTTAAGTCCTTCGTGAACTCGGCTGCAGCGCGCGCGTTGCAGGATGAAGTCAGCGGCGTCGCAGGACAGGCCTATCGTTCTTACAACAAGGTCAATCCCTACTTCACTGCCGATGACCCCACATTGCCGGCGAGCCACCCCCGCCGCCACTTCGAACGCAGGTCTAACGCCTTCATTCCGGCGGATTCCTTTGGCGCTAACAGCCTTCTCCGTGCCATTTACGAATGGCAGCCGTTTACGGACTTTATCCGATTGGCGCTGGGTGAGAGCGAGGATAGCTTCTTTCAGTATGACGACCCGCTGGCGGACGTAATCGTAAATGCCGTGGACCCCGGAGACGGTTTCCCTTGGCATTTCGATACAAACACCTACACGGTCACACTCGGCATTCAGCCCGGCGAAGGCGGCGGCACCTTCCAATACCATCCCAAGCTGCGCAGCAAGTCAGGTGAAAACTATGATCGCGTAGCCGCCGTGCTGGGTGGCGATCTGTCGGGTGTCCGCTCCCTCACCCTTGGCCCCGGTGATTTGCAGATATTCCTCGGTCGCTACTCCCTGCACCGGGTGACCGCGGTGACCGGTACAACCTCCCGCTATGTTGGAATTTTCTCTTATGCCAACGAACCGCAGATGTGCGGGCGCGTGGAACGGACCCGCCAGCTCTACGGACGGGTCCTGGATATTCACCTGCAACGGGAAGCGCTCCTGCGGGGCGATACCCTGCACGACTAAAAAAGGCGCCCGGCCCTTGTTGGACCGGGCGCCGCCAAAACGCTACCGGGGTCGTAGCGCTTGCTTAAGCCCGACTGGAACAACAGCAGGGAAGGTCAGTTCTTCCAGAAAGGCTTAGAAAGTTCGCGCTCGATGTCAGCGGCGCTGATTCCCATGTCCTTCATCATGCGCTCGTCGAGTTGTGCGAGGTTGTGGCGCTCCTGCGCACGGTACTGCCACAGCAGGAGTTTGTCCCAGGTCGCCGTGAGAAGGGATGCGATGCGCTTGCCGGCGCTCTCACGCCCGACAGAGGTCAGGCGTTCGACATCACTGCAAGTCATGCAAACCGCTCTTTGATCCATGCTCGTCATCTTTTCTCTCCTATTCGGCTTGCCTCAACGTCACCAAGAGATCGATTGAAGCGGATACCAATGGGATAGCCTTCTATCCCTGTTATCATCTATCCGAATATTGCTTCTGGTAGCCTTTGTTCACAAACGATGTTATTTCATCCTCCGGATTAGTTTTTCTCATGTTGCGAGTTGGCTATGGCCCGTCGACTTCCGCCGCTTAATGCCCTTCGCGCCTTTGAGGCAGCAGCCCGCCATCTGTCTTTCACCAAGGCCGCGTCCGAGTTGAACGTCACGCAAGCCGCGGTCAGCCATCAGGTGAAGGCATTGGAGGAGCGCCTCGGCATTCAATTATTCGTAAGAATGAACCGGCAGCTTTTGTTGACGGAGGCAGGACAAGCTTATTTGCCCGCGATCCGCGATGCCTTCGATTTGATTGCTACGGCATCGGAACGATTGGTGTCGCGAGGCGATTCCGGCCCCCTGAAGGTGACCTCTCTGAACTCCTTCGCAGCCAAATGGCTGCTGCCGCGTCTACCGGAATTCCGGAAACAGCATCCTGACATCGACGTTCTCGTCCATGCCTCTGACACCGTTATGGACTATGTGCGTGAGGGCTTTCATTGCGGACTGCGATATGGACTGGGTCGTTATCCGGGAATGACCGTGGATTTTTTGATGGCGGACCGGTGTTTTCCGTTTTGTAGCCCACGGTTAATGGATGGTCCTAATCCTCTAACTAAACTTGAGAATCTGCGCTACCATACCTTATTGAGCGACGATGCCTCGCGGGTACCGGGCATCCCTGATTGGAACGAGTGGTTGTCCGCCGCGGGTGTGGAGGGCGTCGATCCCAGCCACGGGTTGACCTACAACGATTCAGCGATGCTCGTGCAGGCCGCCGTCGAGGGCCAGGGCGTCGCGATGGGGCGGTTATCGCTGGCCGAAGGCGATCTGGCGGCCGGACGGTTGATCAAACCTTTCGACCTGGAACTGCGTTCACAGTATTCCTACTACCTAACGATACCGCCAGGCGCCCTGGACCGGCCAAAGGTGCGCGCCTTTCGCGAATGGGTTATCGAGGAGGCCCGAAAGAGCCCCCTCGG
The sequence above is a segment of the Limibacillus halophilus genome. Coding sequences within it:
- the fdhD gene encoding formate dehydrogenase accessory sulfurtransferase FdhD encodes the protein MTRQHTSGETPLEKGVRSLRRGQAKATSAAELGEFLVRPNPDDPRLTESVRGLDQDGQAIETRVVMERPLTLYLNRQEIVTMMTIGDHVDYLAVGYLLNQNMLRADDRITEIDHDEDLEVVVVRTERETDYEEKLQKKVRTSGCAQGTVFGDLMEKFEDVRLAKDARLRTSWLAALSRKINGAPSLYLEAGAIHGCVLCEEERPLVYMEDVGRHNAVDKIAGYMFMEGLSPDDKIFYTTGRLTSEMVIKTVQMGIPILVSRSGFTAWGVDLARQAGLTLIGRAKGKRFVALAGQERIIFDDDPKQDGEEDPRHARKGSREADND
- a CDS encoding CbtB domain-containing protein; translation: MKSATAVQRQSAARAPLAAKRIAGASLALILGLGLLTVGGFASGDLLHDAAHDGRHSFAFPCH
- a CDS encoding CbtA family protein, which encodes MDSLKLLRPILLTALPAGLLASILAALFQNAFVEPLILQAEAFEVANLQNPNPTVDLARLALTFLTTLIVACAYGLLLTAALMFAGERGVLQGRPMASGLLWGGAGFFVFHLAPAIGLPPELPGMPAADLVDRQVWWLGTVVCSAAALWLLFLTHRPVLAPVAAILLVLPHVLGAPHPNNLETAVPAGLAAAFTARAIAASLLLWLPLGAAVLWLAKRNALLATTDAG
- a CDS encoding 4Fe-4S binding protein yields the protein MEIDGKQLLICNCEGTMPLDGRKLGKACKAVGIAGDVEINSQLCRAQVANFETALGKGKPVMVACTQEAPLFNEIASERAFEGEISYFNIRELAGWSAQAERAAPKIAALAAAAAVDPKPTPGVAFASEGICLVYGHDERALEAADKLASRLDVTVLLTGDVEVIPPRTMHFPIFRGRITQARGHLGKFSINLDGYAAADPSSRMQLQYGPPKSNVFTECDLILDLTGGTPLFTGHERRDGYHRPDPDNPSAVLEAILELSESVGEFEKPRYVRYDAGICAHGRSRKTGCTRCLDVCPAGAIKSLGDIVEIDGHVCAGCGMCASVCPTGAATYQLPAGDSLFMRLRALLTAYDKAEGRDAVLLLHDERYGGELLSLMSRAGPGLPANVLPLAINEITQVGIDFLTSALAFGAEQIAILVGPEKSGELEGLASQIGLVETVMEGLGYGAGRVTLLDQVDPDAVAEALNDLPRMKKAPAGSFLPIGGKRSRTGLALAHLHAKAPAPVDILPLPKGAPFGTVQVDTSGCTLCLACVGACPTGALSDDPDRPLLAFNEEACVQCGLCKNTCPEQVIALEPRFNFTTEAKNTRVLNEAEPFHCLRCGKPFGVAQSVERIADQLADKHPMFMGGPAVERIMMCEDCRVVVQFDAAQPLASGVRPRIRTTDEDLRNRALGIADEEDT
- a CDS encoding C40 family peptidase — encoded protein: MPDSTIAEPLDRRLHAFRPDLADARLEGKVAAPKFVTGKPAQLDAPQAAVRKAANGDSEQEAELLYGDRVLVFEEKAGWAWIQGQRDGYVGYVESKLLSDRLWDPTHRVAALRTPLFAGPGLKTAIRAHLHMESAVCVEEQQGNYGQTRDGWVYAPHLTAFDQTEPDYVATALKFLGAPYVWGGRSSLGLDCSGLVQIALQRAGLPCPRDSDMQAKSDLLGEQLVVTSAPERGDLIYWKGHVAIALNATEVVNATASGMAVIVEPLAAINARAVAESGQGVIAIRRPAVSARLSRAS
- the moaA gene encoding GTP 3',8-cyclase MoaA; amino-acid sequence: MIDPFGRNVSYLRVSVTDRCDFRCVYCMSEDMTFLPKKEILSLEELDRLCSAFVEMGVKKLRMTGGEPLVRRNIMWLFQRLGRHLESGALEELTLTTNGSQLSRFAEELHACGVRRINVSLDTLNPDKFKAITRWGKYDKVMEGLQAAKNAGLQVKINAVALKGVNDDELDHMVDWCGGEGFDLTFIEVMPMGDIGGETRLDQYLPLSMVRARLQEKWTLDEIDYKTGGPARYVKVRETGGRIGFITPMTHNFCESCNRVRLTCTGTLYMCLGQEDAADLRAPLRESDDDGPLHAAIAEAISRKPKGHDFIIDRRHKGPAVSRHMSVTGG
- a CDS encoding molybdopterin-guanine dinucleotide biosynthesis protein A, producing MSAVTIRSYLVLAISLWLIPGFALAQDRYVGYYYPEPSVSEVYPPRAQRLNEASRKLRLAFVTGVSAQQQESPYPAQVAVFTKGRLDNHLIIVALHDGLLDTIFRTRAYFAQLTSQSRLLPIFQNEQAIQEDFTFFDLAYMMGFTSIVASDGRDFAYKVEFNPSAVRAAN